The Fusobacterium varium nucleotide sequence TTCTTCCACCACTAGCATGTACGTTAAACATAAATACATCTTGTTTAGCAGCAAAAACTGATGCCATTGCTGTTGTATTTGGAATATCGTGGAATTTTAAATCAAGGAATATTTTTTTACCTTTACTTCTTAAATATTCAATCATTTCCCCTTTTGAGTTAAGGAAAAGTTCTAGTCCAACTTTATAGAAAGTAGCTCCATCTCCAATTTTTTCTACTAACTCTTTTGCTGCTTCCATTGTAGGAAAATCTAAAGCGATTATCATTCTATCTTTTGCATTTATCATTACTCTTTCCTCCTAAATTTTCTATATTATTATCTATGTGCTATTCCTACTAGTTCACTAATATTTTCAATTCCATTTTCTTCACAATATTTTTGTAATCCTTCTGCTACTTCTACTGGCAACATTGGATTTGAAAAAATTCCTGTTCCTAGTGACACCATTGAAGCTCCTGCCATTATAAATTCAAGAGCATCTTCAACACTTGAGATTCCTCCCATTCCAATAATAGGAATATTTACTGCTTTATACACTTGATATACCATTCTTACTGCAACTGGTTTTACAGCTGGTCCAGAGAATCCTCCAAAAGTATTTCCTAAAAGAGGTTTTTTAGTTTTAAGATCTATTACCATTCCTAAAAGTGTGTTGATAAGTGATACTGCATCTGCTCCATTTTCTTCAACTATTTTTGCTATTCCAGCTATATCTGTTACATTTGGAGAAAGTTTTACTACTAAAGGTTTTGTAGTAACTTTTCTTACTTCTCTTGTAACTCTTGCAGCAACTTCTGGATTAGCTCCAAATGCCATTCCTCCATCTTTTACATTTGGACAAGAGATATTTAATTCAAGCACAGCTATCTCTTTTATCTTGTCAGCTCTTTTTGCTATCTCTACATATTCTTCAACTGTTTTTCCATTGATGTTAGCTATTATATTTGTTGTTATTCCAGCAGCTTTCATCTCTGGTAAAATATGGCTTTCAAAATATTCTATTCCTGGGTTTTCTAATCCTACACAGTTTAACATTCCTGCTGGAGTTTCAGCTATTCTTGTCCCATAGTTTCCATCTCTAGCTTCTAATGTTAATCCCTTTATTCCAATTCCTCCTAATATGTTAGGATCAAAGTAATCTCTATACTCAAGTCCAAATCCAAAGCACCCTGAAGATGTAACTATTGGATTTTTAAAATCTACTCCTAAAAATTTAGTTTGTAATCTATTCATCTTCTTCCTCCAAAATCCTCTAATTAATTACCACAACAAGTTTCTGTTTTTTCAACTGGATCTAAATCAACTATTGTTTCAGCTTTAAATACTGGTCCATCATGACATACTTTTTTCATTCCAACTTTAGTTTTAATTGAGCATCCTACACAAGCTTTTACTCCACATGCCATTCTTTCCTCTAGTGAAACTTCACACTCTGTATTGTATTTATCTGAAGTTTTTGCAACAGCTTCCATCATCTTATGAGGTCCACAAGTGAACACCATATCAAATTTTTTGTTTTGCATTAACTCTTCCATTTTAACTATAACATTTCCCTTTGTTCCAGCACTTCCATCATCAGTTGTTACATGTAATTCTACACCATCTAAATTGAAGTTTGAAAGAATCTCTACTGCTTCAGCATTTCTTCCTCCAGCTATAAAAGTAACTTTGTTATTTTTCTTTAGAACTTCTATTAATAGTTTCATTGGAGCCATTCCCATTCCTCCACCAACTACCATAAGTTCTTTCCCTTCCATATCAGTAGAGAATCCATGTCCTAAAGGTCCTTGAATATTTATTGTTTCCCCAGCTTTCATTTGAGCAAACTCTTTTGTTCCTCCACCTTTTACTTCATAGTAGAACTCTAACTCTTTTTTCTCTTTATCTGCATAGTGTAAGCTTATAGGTCTTCTTAATGTATATATTCTATTTTCACATTTTAACATGAAAAATTGTCCAGCTTTTGAAGCCTCTACAGCTTTTTCTGATTTCAATCTCATTAAATAATTTTGTCCTGCAATATGTTTATTTTCTAAAATTAAACAATCTTCTAAAAACATTTTTCCTCCTAGTGTTTTATATATAAAATTATTTTATCTCTTTTCCACAGTAATAGCAGAATTTTCCATATTCTTTAACTATTACTTTATTTCTTGTTATTTCAGAGTTTGTTACACATTTAGGGTTTGAACAAACTGATTTTTCATTTTCCACTACATTTTCTTCCTCTTTAGTAACAGCCTTTGATTCCTTTGCTCCTAAAGCTAAAGCATACATAGCTTGTCTTACTGGAACTCCATTAGCTGCTTGTTTAAAGTAAAGTGCATGTTTTGTATCATCTAAGTCAACATCTATCTCATCAACTCTTGGAAGTGGATGAAGTACTATCATATGATCTTGACATTTTCCTACTATTGTATCCTTTGAAATATTATAAACTCCTTTTACTTTTTCATAGTCATCAAGATTTTCAAATCTTTCCTTTTGAATTCTTGTCATATATAATACATCTATCTCTTTTAAAATTGGCTCATATTCTGAACAAAGATGATATTTCATTCCCTTTTCATCTAGTTCTTTTGTAATATATTCTGGAATTTGAATTAGATCTGGAGCTACAAAGTAAAACTCTCCATTGAACATTTCTAAAGCTTTAGTTAGTGAATGAACTGTTCTTCCATATTTCAAATCCCCAACAAAAGCGATTTTTACTCCTTCTATCTTTCCTATCTCTTGTCTTATTGTAAATAGATCTAATAGAGTTTGACTTGGATGCTCATTTGCTCCATCTCCAGCATTGATTACTGGATTTTTAGATATTTCAGCAGCGAATTTTGGTCCACCTTCAATATTATGTCTCATTACAATTACATCTGAATAAGCTTCTACCATTTTTACTGTATCTCTTAATGATTCACCTTTAGTTACAGAAGTTGCTCCTGGTGAATCAAATCCTAGTACTTTTCCACCTATTCTCATAGCTGCTGATGTAAATGAAAGTCTTGTTCTAGTTGATGGTTCAAAGAAAAGAGTTGCTGCTATTTTCTTGTCTATTAACTCTGGTTGAGGATTTTTAGAAAGCTCTTCTGCTAAATCTAATACTTCTAAAATCTCCTCTTTAGTCATATCTTTTATTCCTATAAAATCTTTCATAAAACTATCCTCCTAAAATTAAAATTTATAAAAAAAGGAATGAAACCATAAAAATTATGGCTTACATTCCTTTAAATTACAATTGAAAAAATTTTGAAAATTAGAAAAATAAAAGAAATAAGAGCTATAAGTAAGTATATCTAACTTTTGATTAAATATCTTCATTAATTCTTACCTCCTAACATCTTTCTATATCCTGATTATGTTATCATATTTTATAAAAAAATTCAAGATAAAAATTCAATTATTTTTTCAAAATATCCACAAGTTCTTTTTTATATTTATCTAGATTATTTACAAGATCTTCAACTTGCTCTTTAGATAGTTTTACAGTTTTATCAGTAGTAGGAACTACTTCAAATCCCTCTGGCATTTCTCCCTTTGTAACTGGGAACATATAGTTTTTAGCTGGTACTAAATCTTGGAACTCATCACTTAATACATATTCCATAAATAATTTCGCTCCATCTTTTATCTCTTTCTTATTAACAAGTGAAACCCCTTCTAAATACATAAAAGTTCCATCATCTAATAAGAAGCTATCAAATTTCTTTTGCTCCTCATCAGCAACAAAGAAAAGATTACTTGTAGCATAACCTATCATCATAGGAGCTTCCCCAGTTGTTAATTTAGCAAAAGCTTCACTCCATCCAGGCTCTACATTATATATAGATGGTTTTAAAGTTTTCCAAAACTCTTTCCAATTTTCTCCATAAAGAGCGATACTCCATAGTAATGCCTCTTCTCCAGTTGCTGAAGTCGATGGATTTTCAACTAAAAGTTTTTTATTTATCTTTCCTAAATCAGCTAAAGTTTTAGGTACATTTTCAATTTTTGTAGTATCATAGTTTATTGCTAACATTCCATAGTCAAATGGTGTTACATATCCCTCTTTATCCATTACAAGTTTTTCTGAATAGATATTTTTTATATTTTTAGGAATATAAGGAACTATTAAATTCTCTCTTTTAGCAATTTCTGTGTTTAAAGATGTAAATCCAACTACTATATCTGCCTTTGGATTTTTTCCTTCTAATTTCAATCTTGACACTAATCCATCAATTGAAACATATTTAATATCTACTCCTGTTTTTTCTTTAAATATTGGTGCAAAAGATTTTCCTATCCATTTATAAGAGCTTGGTCCATAAACTACAATCTCTTCACCAAAAATAACTGCTGAAATAACAAACATCAGTGATAATATAATTTTTTTCATTTACCTTCCTCCATTTGAAAGCAATAAAAAAAGCTGCCGAAAGACAACTCAAGAAGATTTTTCCTATGCTGGCATTATCCAATCAGGTCTGACGGTCGAAATAAATTTCCTCTCAGCTTTTCAGCTCCCGTAAAATATTTATCTAATTTTAATATACACTTATATTTATACTTTGTCAAATATCCTTTTTTATTTTTTAACTTTCTATTTTTTTCATTTTGAGTTATAATTTTACTATAATGATTAACTTAATTGGGAGGTTTACTATGAAAAAATTATTATGTATTATTTTTCTTGCTTTTTCAGTAAATGCTTTAGCTCTTGAGGGACATTTAAGACTTGGTGCAACTACATTAACAAACTCTTATAACCATGAAAGTGGAACTTTTGAAGATTATGCT carries:
- a CDS encoding dihydroorotate dehydrogenase electron transfer subunit — translated: MFLEDCLILENKHIAGQNYLMRLKSEKAVEASKAGQFFMLKCENRIYTLRRPISLHYADKEKKELEFYYEVKGGGTKEFAQMKAGETINIQGPLGHGFSTDMEGKELMVVGGGMGMAPMKLLIEVLKKNNKVTFIAGGRNAEAVEILSNFNLDGVELHVTTDDGSAGTKGNVIVKMEELMQNKKFDMVFTCGPHKMMEAVAKTSDKYNTECEVSLEERMACGVKACVGCSIKTKVGMKKVCHDGPVFKAETIVDLDPVEKTETCCGN
- a CDS encoding dihydroorotate dehydrogenase — its product is MNRLQTKFLGVDFKNPIVTSSGCFGFGLEYRDYFDPNILGGIGIKGLTLEARDGNYGTRIAETPAGMLNCVGLENPGIEYFESHILPEMKAAGITTNIIANINGKTVEEYVEIAKRADKIKEIAVLELNISCPNVKDGGMAFGANPEVAARVTREVRKVTTKPLVVKLSPNVTDIAGIAKIVEENGADAVSLINTLLGMVIDLKTKKPLLGNTFGGFSGPAVKPVAVRMVYQVYKAVNIPIIGMGGISSVEDALEFIMAGASMVSLGTGIFSNPMLPVEVAEGLQKYCEENGIENISELVGIAHR
- a CDS encoding thiamine ABC transporter substrate-binding protein yields the protein MKKIILSLMFVISAVIFGEEIVVYGPSSYKWIGKSFAPIFKEKTGVDIKYVSIDGLVSRLKLEGKNPKADIVVGFTSLNTEIAKRENLIVPYIPKNIKNIYSEKLVMDKEGYVTPFDYGMLAINYDTTKIENVPKTLADLGKINKKLLVENPSTSATGEEALLWSIALYGENWKEFWKTLKPSIYNVEPGWSEAFAKLTTGEAPMMIGYATSNLFFVADEEQKKFDSFLLDDGTFMYLEGVSLVNKKEIKDGAKLFMEYVLSDEFQDLVPAKNYMFPVTKGEMPEGFEVVPTTDKTVKLSKEQVEDLVNNLDKYKKELVDILKK
- the pyrB gene encoding aspartate carbamoyltransferase is translated as MKDFIGIKDMTKEEILEVLDLAEELSKNPQPELIDKKIAATLFFEPSTRTRLSFTSAAMRIGGKVLGFDSPGATSVTKGESLRDTVKMVEAYSDVIVMRHNIEGGPKFAAEISKNPVINAGDGANEHPSQTLLDLFTIRQEIGKIEGVKIAFVGDLKYGRTVHSLTKALEMFNGEFYFVAPDLIQIPEYITKELDEKGMKYHLCSEYEPILKEIDVLYMTRIQKERFENLDDYEKVKGVYNISKDTIVGKCQDHMIVLHPLPRVDEIDVDLDDTKHALYFKQAANGVPVRQAMYALALGAKESKAVTKEEENVVENEKSVCSNPKCVTNSEITRNKVIVKEYGKFCYYCGKEIK